One endosymbiont 'TC1' of Trimyema compressum genomic window, GTGTACACTTCCCCATCAATATTTTTAGACATGGTTTTTTTTGCAAAAACTAAAGGCACATTAAACTGCTTTGCCGCGGCTGCTCCAATTGCAATGCCTGACGCTTCAACAGTTAAAACTTTAGTAATAGGTTTATCCTTAAAATAGTTGTAAAATTCTTTACCTATTTCATCAAGCAAAAACACATCAATTTGATGGTTTAAAAAAGTATCCACCTTTAAAATTCCATCGCCTGCTACTTTGCCATCTTTTAAAATTCTTTCTCTCAGTAAATCCATAAGCCCCTCCTAAAATTATTAATTCACTTCTAAGTATACCTTTTTTCTCATCATCTTTCTAGATTAAATAGCCTTAAGCTTAAAAGAATATAGGGTTTTTCTTTATCTATTAGAAATTACAATTACTTTCTTTATTTTCTGCACCCCTAAAATAGTCAAAATTTTGTATATTGACATTCTTTCCATCTGCAGTTAGAATAAAATAAATTAAATATCATATTGTATGATATTTAATTTATTTTATTTGCAAGGAGGTTCTTTTATGACTAAAATAGACTTAATTATTAAAAATGGTCATCTCATTACAATGGAAAATGACAGAGAGATTTTACAAAACCACTCAATTGGGATTCACAAAGATGAAATTATTTTTATTAAACCAGCTAAATTAGCGGAAAAAGAATATATTAGCACTACAACAATTGATGCATCCCGCCAATATGTATTACCTGGATTCGTCAATACCCATGCTCACCTATTTCAAAATATGTTTAAAGGAATTGGTAAAGGTCTCCCCCCTTTAAAATGGTTAAATGCTGGTGTTAGGAAAGGTATCAGAGTTATGGATTA contains:
- a CDS encoding amidohydrolase family protein, with the translated sequence MTKIDLIIKNGHLITMENDREILQNHSIGIHKDEIIFIKPAKLAEKEYISTTTIDASRQYVLPGFVNTHAHLFQNMFKGIGKGLPPLKWLNAGVRKGIRVMD